A genomic segment from Amia ocellicauda isolate fAmiCal2 chromosome 13, fAmiCal2.hap1, whole genome shotgun sequence encodes:
- the tet2 gene encoding tet methylcytosine dioxygenase 2 — METEKDSHVADERLILAQPSNVHQTENLITKLHNGNQLPEVPPQQINGDTNWNHFNTNLGVNPMKRHQENGSSPTVTQDLEQMQLIKNGGIKHKFNEPSSLGLHQSKKARLDVEVNGQGKDPTEDNVITGWSQKENFGMDRKLCSFPDISEASECDVARTPGVHTHKEKKLDNKNCNFSNGDMFSNSRNKQVPIPNGATVTASPVEDIPGDLLEKTLSQYYPDHVSIAMQNNASEEHAIRSPAVSDFSEQARDSPSHTSGLPISPPNSASVRPDTISPESHTNSSYNSPFGMDGYPTEFQAKHHQQQHQQQQPYPLQDDPAEVEQHSQGQEGQVPGTVTAARPGSNLPDQNNTECLSQDFSPEPYLSMVEPSILLEEVAEKEADRFSPFTDKALERTMKNEDTESGHLSRGMSPHLQPQKSQQGQPYMTHLDHSNAAERSGFLGSPGSRQLRQAVHPQLTDDAQMASTDTKHQPPYRSQQDQKSLRYLLARQMRSGETDNDIPFKGGSEMLQHVGSYPELNWIDLNSPQPQQQMWKDFSPQQKQQTSMQSQGQRQDPDALQGFQMQSFSQTEQREKQIPDAYKPDETHDQAQHPATSEWQRQNTNTPPGLQVQSQMQAHKLQHISSQSSLSQQQVQHPFHSQIHPEHLCESTQQDIEHILSSDFLQQPQQPQQQAPSEEQQVLNALQPQPAQDPQGGAGTAQPQDPSQRHFDSLNRLKLEEFISLEKQLKSSNCKSQPVQQQEQQQTLSNPTGKNTPRFLDSSMPKAQPLQNDTAHFAHRTADGTVNQFKKATEMRQLQYSPNPATQKQYLQPHHSQEPLNHTNFPPPTQQQPQLPQGALNQHMGHMTAQMYPKTESQDSCAQSQQGQLQQHHRELQKHAALRLHLLQKQEKQAYQQNLEDFKSILQSIKTEHKPQCEPTVPQQVTNSPMNKTIKLEFPQINCDQSRQKSILATMEQQLKQYQLSPVFERKSLVIKSPKQVKVETSGPVTILSTNADLGGEDMTTAPQKKPFSDFMPTKKTEPNLHNFIESPMKLLDTPIKNLLDTPLKTQYEFPSCHCFDQISEKDEGPYYTHLGAAPNVASIREIMEKRFGQTGKAIRIEKVVYTGKEGKSMQGCPIAKWVIRRSGVEEKLLVLVRERAGHHCDTATLVVLILIWEGIHSSLADRLYLELSSTLRKHGALTNRRCALNEERTCACQGLDPETCGASFSFGCSWSMYYNGCKFARSKIPRKFKLLGDDHREEENLEKNLQDLATLMAPSYKQMAPEAYGNQVEYESRALDCRLGTKEGRPFSGVTACLDFCAHSHRDLHNMPSGSTLVCTLTREDNREIGKIPEDEQLHVLPLYKVSPTDEFGSVEAQQEKIKTGAIQVLSSFRRKVRMLAEPAKTCRQKKLEAKRAAANKPSNADTPNSKAEKNIQARLKQSTYESMGNNTSGTGPHPGLQQHPLRSHQQKNNPSHYPVSHPMHPSSFTRFPSPADSFPGTSQSGSPYQDSPTSTHPYLSPLRVANPYLNGANPTNTYPASLNPNNLYPGYQCNGNMPIDGYHPYYMSNPKHIDVYRHQTPESLNKINLPQLYSQQQYSPHQHYGVGYPPRYPDPSIQVNGYSNCNMRPNIHPMGHYPSFGPNVGADAQYLEAISRPPSAHPGLDCTAVGKGNQYGGYPSPYGVQNPSMFSSPQDSFHMQIKPEMNLHGANGMARALPPPVNERPTNLPPLGYMLPNGGVQASPIAPPEPGTPKPKEDVWSDSEHNFLDPDIGGVAVAPSHGSILIECAKRELHATTPLKNPNRNHPTRISLVFYQHKSMNEAKHGLALWEAKMAEKAREKEEESERQGSDSTPQKNSGGKKAKREHTEGQEKAEPPYKRFIQTLTQRSMSCTTNSIVNTSPYAFTKVTGPYNRYI; from the exons ATGGAAACAGAAAAGGACAGTCATGTGGCGGATGAAAGACTGATATTAGCACAACCCAGCAATGTTCACCAGACCGAAAACTTGATCACAAAATTGCATAATGGTAACCAATTACCAGAAGTGCCTCCTCAACAAATCAATGGGGATACCAATTGGAACCATTTTAATACCAACCTGGGAGTTAACCCAATGAAgagacaccaagagaatggctCCAGCCCCACTGTAACGCAGGACTTGGAACAAATGCAGCTAATTAAAAACGGAGGGATTAAACACAAATTTAATGAGCCATCGTCGCTGGGGCTTCATCAGTCCAAAAAAGCCCGTCTGGACGTGGAGGTGAATGGACAAGGAAAGGACCCAACTGAAGATAATGTGATCACCGGCTGGAGCCAAAAAGAGAACTTCGGGATGGACAGAAAACTGTGCAGCTTTCCAGACATTTCAGAGGCTTCCGAGTGTGACGTCGCACGGACCCCTGGTGTCCACACGCACAAGGAGAAGAAACTGGACAACAAAAACTGTAACTTCTCCAATGGGGACATGTTCTCTAACTCCAGGAACAAGCAAGTGCCAATTCCTAATGGTGCTACGGTTACTGCTTCTCCCGTGGAAGACATACCCGGTGATCTGCTGGAGAAAACGTTGTCTCAGTATTACCCAGACCATGTGTCCATTGCAATGCAGAACAATGCATCTGAAGAACATGCAATCAGGAGCCCAGCTGTAAGTGACTTTTCCGAGCAGGCCAGGGATTCCCCATCACATACCTCAGGTTTGCCCATTTCACCCCCGAACTCTGCCTCTGTACGGCCAGATACGATATCCCCAGAATCCCATACCAACAGCAGTTACAACTCACCATTTGGCATGGATGGGTACCCCACTGAGTTCCAAGCAAAGCACCACCAGCAGCAACATCAACAACAGCAGCCTTACCCTCTCCAAGATGATCCAGCTGAAGTCGAGCAACACTCACAGGGCCAGGAGGGGCAGGTCCCCGGGACTGTCACAGCTGCAAGACCAGGAAGCAACTTACCAGATCAGAACAACACCGAGTGCTTAAGTCAAGACTTCAGTCCAGAACCCTACCTTTCCATGGTGGAACCTAGCATCCTTCTGGAGGAGGTAGCGGAGAAGGAAGCTGACAGGTTCTCCCCCTTTACAGATAAAGCTCTAGAAAGGACAATGAAAAATGAGGACACAGAAAGCGGGCATCTGTCGCGGGGCATGAGTCCCCACTTGCAGCCTCAGAAAAGCCAACAAGGGCAGCCCTACATGACACACCTAGACCACAGCAATGCAGCCGAAAGGAGCGGTTTCCTGGGCTCACCTGGCTCTCGCCAACTGAGGCAGGCAGTCCATCCACAGCTGACTGACGACGCACAGATGGCTAGCACTGACACGAAACATCAGCCCCCCTACCGGAGCCAGCAGGATCAGAAATCTCTCCGGTACCTACTGGCCCGTCAAATGCGAAGTGGTGAAACGGACAATGACATCCCCTTTAAAGGAGGGTCGGAGATGTTGCAGCACGTGGGCTCCTATCCCGAGTTGAACTGGATCGATCTGAATTCCCCCCAGCCTCAGCAGCAGATGTGGAAAGATTTCAGCCCGCAGCAAAAGCAGCAAACATCAATGCAGAGTCAAGGGCAAAGGCAGGATCCTGATGCCTTACAGGGATTTCAGATGCAGAGTTTCAGTCAGACAGAGCAACGTGAGAAACAGATTCCCGATGCCTACAAACCAGATGAAACGCATGATCAAGCACAGCACCCCGCCACCTCCGAATGGCAGCGGCAGAATACTAACACCCCTCCTGGTCTACAGGTACAGTCTCAGATGCAAGCCCACAAACTGCAGCACATTTCCTCACAAAGTAGTCTTTCCCAGCAGCAGGTACAGCATCCTTTCCACTCCCAAATACACCCAGAGCACTTATGTGAGAGCACACAACAAGACATAGAGCACATTCTATCATCAGACTTTTTGCAGCAGCCACAGCAGCCACAACAGCAGGCCCCATCTGAAGAGCAGCAGGTACTTAACGCACTTCAGCCGCAGCCGGCGCAAGACCCGCAGGGTGGTGCAGGCACGGCTCAGCCGCAAGATCCCTCTCAGAGACATTTTGACTCTTTGAACAGGTTGAAGCTTGAGGAGTTCATTAGTTTAGAGAAACAGCTCAAGTCCTCCAACTGTAAGTCCCAGCCTGTGCAacagcaggagcagcagcagacaCTATCAAATCCAACTGGCAAGAACACCCCCAGGTTCTTAGATTCCTCCATGCCCAAAGCACAGCCTCTGCAAAATGACACGGCGCACTTTGCACACAGGACAGCCGACGGCACAGTGAACCAATTCAAAAAAGCAACGGAGATGCGTCAGCTGCAGTACTCTCCAAACCCCGCTACCCAAAAGCAATACTTACAGCCGCATCACAGCCAAGAACCGCTGAACCACACGAACTTCCCGCCACCAACACAGCAACAACCTCAACTACCACAAGGTGCTTTAAACCAACACATGGGACACATGACTGCACAGATGTATCCTAAAACTGAATCGCAGGACTCGTGTGCACAGTCTCAGCAAGGGCAGCTCCAGCAACATCACCGAGAACTTCAGAAGCATGCAGCGCTGCGGCTACACCTGCTGCAGAAACAGGAGAAGCAGGCGTACCAGCAGAACTTAGAGGACTTCAAGAGCATTCTGCAGTCCATCAAAACCGAACACAAACCTCAGTGTGAACCTACGGTGCCTCAGCAAGTCACAAACTCACCcatgaacaaaacaataaagcTGGAGTTCCCGCAGATTAACTGCGACCAGTCTCGGCAGAAGAGCATTCTCGCCACCATGGAGCAGCAGCTGAAGCAGTACCAGCTCTCGCCTGTGTTTGAGAGGAAGTCACTGGTCATTAAGTCCCCCAAGCAGGTCAAGGTGGAGACGTCCGGCCCCGTGACCATACTGTCGACCAACGCCGACCTGGGAGGAGAGGACATGACCACAGCGCCCCAGAAGAAACCTTTCTCCGACTTCATGCCGACCAAGAAGACGGAGCCCAACCTCCACAACTTCATAGAGTCTCCAATGAAGCTCCTGGACACTCCCATCAAGAACTTGTTAGACACCCCTTTGAAGACTCAGTATGAGTTCCCATCGTGTCACTGTTTTG ATCAAATCAGTGAAAAAGACGAAGGCCCGTACTACACTCACCTCGGAGCGGCTCCGAATGTCGCGAGCATCAGAGAAATCATGGAAAAGAG GTTTGGCCAAACGGGCAAAGCTATCAGGATTGAGAAGGTGGTCTACACCGGGAAGGAGGGTAAAAGCATGCAGGGATGCCCCATTGCCAAATGG gTGATCCGGCGGAGCGGCGTGGAGGAGAAGCTGCTGGTCCTGGTGCGAGAGCGAGCCGGGCATCACTGTGACACCGCCACCCTGGTGGTGCTCATCCTCATCTGGGAGGGCATCCACTCCAGCCTGGCAGACCGACTCTACTTGGAGCTGAGCAGCACGCTGAGGAAGCACGGTGCCCTGACCAACCGGCGATGTGCGCTCAATGAGGA GAGAACGTGTGCTTGTCAAGGACTGGATCCCGAGACCTGCGGAGCCTCCTTCTCCTTCGGGTGTTCTTGGAGTATGTACTACAACGGGTGTAAATTCGCCAGGAGTAAAATCCCTAGGAAATTCAAGCTTCTTGGGGATGACCATAGAGAG GAGGAAAATCTAGAGAAAAATCTACAGGATCTGGCAACTTTAATGGCACCTTCTTACAAACAGATGGCACCTGAGGCCTATGGGAACCAG GTCGAATATGAAAGCAGGGCGTTGGACTGTCGGCTGGGCACGAAGGAAGGTCGTCCTTTCTCTGGGGTGACGGCCTGTCTGGACTTCTGCGCGCACTCCCACCGGGACCTCCACAACATGCCAAGTGGCAGCACTTTG GTATGCACTCTGACCAGAGAAGACAATCGAGAAATTGGGAAGATCCCGGAGGATGAGCAGCTCCATGTGCTGCCATTATACAAGGTCTCACCGACTGACGAGTTCGGGAGTGTGGAGGCGCAGCAGGAGAAGATAAAGACTGGTGCCATTCAGGTGCTCAGCTCCTTCCGGAGGAAAGTGCGCATGCTCGCCGAACCGGCCAAGACGTGTCGACAGAAGAAGCTGGAAGCCAAGAGAGCAGCGGCGAACAAGCCCTCCAACGCAGACACACCCAACTCCAAGGCAGAGAAGAACATTCAAGCGAGATTGAAGCAAAGCACTTATGAGAGCATGGGCAACAACACGTCCGGGACAG GTCCCCACCCTGGCCTCCAGCAGCACCCTCTCCGCAGTCATCAGCAGAAGAATAACCCAAGTCATTACCCTGTATCGCATCCCATGCACCCATCCAGTTTCACCAGGTTTCCCAGCCCTGCAGATTCATTTCCTGGCACTTCGCAATCAGGCAGCCCCTACCAAGACTCCCCTACGTCCACGCATCCCTACTTGAGCCCTTTACGTGTCGCAAACCCTTACCTGAATGGGGCAAATCCTACAAACACTTACCCCGCCTCTTTAAACCCCAATAACCTTTACCCAGGATATCAATGCAATGGGAACATGCCCATCGATGGCTACCACCCCTACTACATGTCGAACCCAAAACACATAGACGTATATCGGCATCAAACCCCGGAGTCCCTCAACAAGATCAATCTGCCGCAGCTGTACTCTCAGCAGCAGTACAGCCCCCATCAGCACTATGGAGTCGGCTACCCGCCCCGGTATCCCGACCCCAGTATCCAGGTCAATGGCTATAGCAACTGCAATATGAGACCCAACATCCACCCCATGGGTCACTACCCATCCTTCGGTCCCAATGTTGGGGCCGACGCACAGTATTTGGAGGCCATTTCGCGGCCACCGTCAGCCCACCCGGGTCTGGACTGCACAGCTGTTGGCAAAGGAAACCAGTACGGCGGGTACCCCAGTCCATACGGGGTCCAGAACCCCTCGATGTTCAGTTCACCCCAGGACTCTTTCCACATGCAAATCAAACCAGAAATGAATCTGCACGGTGCTAACGGGATGGCGAGGGCGCTGCCACCTCCCGTCAATGAGCGCCCAACGAACCTCCCGCCGCTGGGGTATATGTTACCCAATGGCGGCGTCCAGGCAAGCCCCATCGCCCCGCCGGAGCCCGGGACGCCGAAACCCAAAGAGGACGTGTGGTCGGATAGCGAGCACAACTTTCTGGACCCGGACATCGGCGGCGTGGCGGTGGCGCCCAGCCATGGCTCCATCCTCATCGAGTGCGCCAAGCGGGAGCTGCATGCCACCACGCCGCTGAAGAACCCCAACCGCAACCACCCCACGCGCATCTCCCTCGTCTTCTACCAGCACAAGAGCATGAACGAGGCCAAGCACGGGCTGGCACTGTGGGAGGCCAAGATGGCGGAGAAGGCccgggagaaggaggaggagtcGGAGAGGCAGGGCTCGGACAGCACGCCCCAGAAAAACAGCGGGGGCAAGAAGGCCAAGCGGGAGCACACCGAGGGGCAGGAGAAGGCTGAGCCGCCCTACAAACGCTTCATCCAGACCCTGACACAGAGGTCCATGTCCTGCACCACGAACTCCATCGTCAATACGTCTCCCTACGCCTTCACAAAGGTGACGGGGCCTTACAACAGGTATATTTAG